In Alligator mississippiensis isolate rAllMis1 chromosome 10, rAllMis1, whole genome shotgun sequence, one DNA window encodes the following:
- the ENKD1 gene encoding enkurin domain-containing protein 1 isoform X2 produces the protein MCEGPSRITGPIPPDPTLLRDYYKCPLSARGRLEGNALKLDFVSGPLASDPSLYPTCYSARPAQPAPRIRPSGEDILAKGQKGTVGVLLQLEGIFLDKESPPKRKESKNYEKENVRRIREIQKKCKEKELAREHSRPQPVKALWKSQKYENVGSKVKAKIQIQVEGTSIDFVSHNAQNAKRAQMRRSRSLQSLTEVLEQKRREQEEYNSKQKGHVPRYLLQRKDLWRRETEERLRNLPDPDLPPGHTMMPESQRLETLGNLKQTQAQLTKDLVMLPVRADTLGVQRRRSELEKKLSQIEEALKIFSRPKVFIKLDS, from the exons ATGTGTGAAGGGCCTTCCAGGATCACTGGTCCAATCCCTCCTGACCCCACACTTTTACGGGACTATTACAAATGCCCCCTGTCAG CTCGAGGGAGGTTGGAAGGGAATGCTCTGAAGCTGGACTTTGTGTCTGGTCCCCTGGCCTCAGATCCCAGCTTATACCCCACCTGCTACAGCGCACGCCCTGCTCAGCCTGCCCCACGCATCCGCCCCAGTGGTGAGGACATCCTGGCAAAGGGGCAGAAGGGGACAGttggggtgctgctgcagctggaggggaTCTTCCTTGACAAGGAATCACCCCCCAAAA GAAAGGAGTCCAAGAACTATGAGAAGGAGAATGTGAGGCGGATACGGGAGATCCAGAAGAAATGCAAAGAGAAAGAGTTGGCCAGGGAGCACAGCCGACCTCAGCCTGTGAAAGCCTTATGGAAGTCTCAGAAGTACGAGAATGTGGGGTCCAAGGTGAAGGCCAAGATACAG ATCCAGGTGGAAGGCACAAGCATCGACTTTGTCAGCCACAATGCCCAGAATGCCAAGCGGGCTCAGATGCGGCGCTCTCGCTCTCTGCAGTCATTGACTGAGGTGCTGGAGCAGAAGCGGCGGGAGCAGGAGGAGTATAACAGCAAGCAGAAGGGCCATGTCCCCCGCTA cctgctgcagaggaaggatcTGTGGCGCAGAGAGACGGAGGAACGGCTGCGAAACCTGCCAGACCCTGACCTGCCTCCTGGCCACACCATGATGCCAGAGAGCCAGCGGCTGGAGACCCTTGGGAACCTGAAGCAGA ctcaggcacAGCTGACCAAGGACTTGGTGATGCTGCCAGTGCGGGCTGACACCCTTGGTGTCCAGAGGAGGCGATCAGAGCTGGAGAAGAAGTTGTCACAGATCGAAGAGGCCCTCAAAATCTTCTCCCGACCCAAGGTCTTCATCAAGTTGGACTCGTGA
- the ENKD1 gene encoding enkurin domain-containing protein 1 isoform X1, producing MCEGPSRITGPIPPDPTLLRDYYKCPLSARGRLEGNALKLDFVSGPLASDPSLYPTCYSARPAQPAPRIRPSGEDILAKGQKGTVGVLLQLEGIFLDKESPPKRKESKNYEKENVRRIREIQKKCKEKELAREHSRPQPVKALWKSQKYENVGSKVKAKIQENSPPPNPESQKFLRAYSRCGSGIQPRRSLSPSPSKTRAVMGTEAPGAQSMDTQIQVEGTSIDFVSHNAQNAKRAQMRRSRSLQSLTEVLEQKRREQEEYNSKQKGHVPRYLLQRKDLWRRETEERLRNLPDPDLPPGHTMMPESQRLETLGNLKQTQAQLTKDLVMLPVRADTLGVQRRRSELEKKLSQIEEALKIFSRPKVFIKLDS from the exons ATGTGTGAAGGGCCTTCCAGGATCACTGGTCCAATCCCTCCTGACCCCACACTTTTACGGGACTATTACAAATGCCCCCTGTCAG CTCGAGGGAGGTTGGAAGGGAATGCTCTGAAGCTGGACTTTGTGTCTGGTCCCCTGGCCTCAGATCCCAGCTTATACCCCACCTGCTACAGCGCACGCCCTGCTCAGCCTGCCCCACGCATCCGCCCCAGTGGTGAGGACATCCTGGCAAAGGGGCAGAAGGGGACAGttggggtgctgctgcagctggaggggaTCTTCCTTGACAAGGAATCACCCCCCAAAA GAAAGGAGTCCAAGAACTATGAGAAGGAGAATGTGAGGCGGATACGGGAGATCCAGAAGAAATGCAAAGAGAAAGAGTTGGCCAGGGAGCACAGCCGACCTCAGCCTGTGAAAGCCTTATGGAAGTCTCAGAAGTACGAGAATGTGGGGTCCAAGGTGAAGGCCAAGATACAG GagaactctccccctcccaacccaGAGTCTCAAAAATTCCTGAGGGCATATTCCCGCTGTGGCTCAGGAATCCAACCACGCCGGTCGCTTTCCCCAAGCCCTTCCAAAACGAGAGCTGTGATGGGCACTGAGGCtccaggagcacagagcatggaCACCCAG ATCCAGGTGGAAGGCACAAGCATCGACTTTGTCAGCCACAATGCCCAGAATGCCAAGCGGGCTCAGATGCGGCGCTCTCGCTCTCTGCAGTCATTGACTGAGGTGCTGGAGCAGAAGCGGCGGGAGCAGGAGGAGTATAACAGCAAGCAGAAGGGCCATGTCCCCCGCTA cctgctgcagaggaaggatcTGTGGCGCAGAGAGACGGAGGAACGGCTGCGAAACCTGCCAGACCCTGACCTGCCTCCTGGCCACACCATGATGCCAGAGAGCCAGCGGCTGGAGACCCTTGGGAACCTGAAGCAGA ctcaggcacAGCTGACCAAGGACTTGGTGATGCTGCCAGTGCGGGCTGACACCCTTGGTGTCCAGAGGAGGCGATCAGAGCTGGAGAAGAAGTTGTCACAGATCGAAGAGGCCCTCAAAATCTTCTCCCGACCCAAGGTCTTCATCAAGTTGGACTCGTGA